GCTGGCACTTTCCCTTGGCAAGCAGCTGCGTGTAGGCATCGGCAAGGCCTGGAAGAACATCCTTATGAGCATCTATATGCCTGCGCTGAAACGTCTCCTCGCCAGGCGTGACCATCGTGTAGAAGCTTTGATCTTTCTGAATCAATCCTTTCTCCTGGAGCAACTTCATGACATAATGCCGAGGGACCAGCCGGCACTTGAGGCTGTACATCAGGATTGAGGGCCTGGCAAGGATGTAGCTGGTGTCAACACCGACCACCTTGGTCAGGAACTCCTTAGCACGGCGGAGCTTCTCCCCAGAGATCCTCAGCACCATTGGGTTCCTCCTCACCAGGTTGGTCACCTCGGCCTCGGACCACCCGAGGATCTCCTCGAAGAGCTTGAGCTTGGCTGCCAACGACTCGGCCCCAAGGCCCGTCGTCGTGGTCACTGCCTCCTTGAACATGAGCGAACCGCGAGGCACGCCGAGCTTATCGGCGCGCTCCAGGATGGACCTCACGGTCTTGGGGCTGCTGGTGAGCAGCCTCGAGTTGGGCACGCACATCTTGACAATGTCGTCGGCACTCACCCCGCTCTCCAGCAGCAGCGCGATGTTGGGCTTGACGACCCGCTCGAGGTCCGACGTGAGGAGGTAGTAGTTGCGGCTGAGGATGTGGATGAACTTCTCCGGCGACCCCAGGAAGGGCAACCAGAAGTCGAGCTTCTCCTGGATT
This genomic stretch from Hordeum vulgare subsp. vulgare chromosome 6H, MorexV3_pseudomolecules_assembly, whole genome shotgun sequence harbors:
- the LOC123403210 gene encoding uncharacterized protein LOC123403210; its protein translation is MLLFHKQLLSLRLPASPVIFSLRRALSSALAAADAPPAPFVVDDYLVTTCGLTREQALKASKHISHCKSASNADSVLAYLAGPTIRLSKADIAHVVSRDPRILNCSVDNTLKVRIATLRCYGLSDSNVRTFLRVAPSVFRSFRIQEKLDFWLPFLGSPEKFIHILSRNYYLLTSDLERVVKPNIALLLESGVSADDIVKMCVPNSRLLTSSPKTVRSILERADKLGVPRGSLMFKEAVTTTTGLGAESLAAKLKLFEEILGWSEAEVTNLVRRNPMVLRISGEKLRRAKEFLTKVVGVDTSYILARPSILMYSLKCRLVPRHYVMKLLQEKGLIQKDQSFYTMVTPGEETFQRRHIDAHKDVLPGLADAYTQLLAKGKCQLKL